GATGCTCTGAAGGCAAGGACAGAGACAGAGATGGCAAATGAGATGAGAGCTCTAAACGCAAAGAGGCTTGAGGGCGATGGATGGCAGCGAAAGAATTCATGGGGAGCAGTTGGTACTCCAATTTAAGGGGCCGCCTCGGTGTCTCCACAATTACGGGGTTAGGATTTGCGCGAAATTCTAAGGGACGTGCATGGGGAACAAAAATTCCCCCAGACATTGTggcaattaatgtttctctctctctctctctctctctctctctcttccacgttttcttctccctctctggATGTTTTACGTCCCCTCAGGATACGATTTTTCGAGTCGATCATTAACGTGGGCCACATTGACAACTACTCCCCGGACGAACTTATGGTCACCTTGGGCCAAGTGGTGCGACCAGACTCATCCACGACCATGTGGCATGTAGTGACCACAGACCCATATGTGACCACATGACATACAACGACCATGGACCCCCGTGATGAACCACTCAGCCCACCATATCCAAGAGGGAGGTTGGGGCTAATATCGGTGTAATAAGTACGGGGGTGGCTCACGCGGCGGGTTCTGTGCCGCCAAGTGTCAGTCAAGGCAACGACCGCATTGCACGACTAGGGCGAAACTCGTGCGACCAGCCCCCTAGTCGCACGGTAAGATCCTGTGCAGGGCTGGCGCTCACCAAATCAGTCAATTCTCATTTAATGTTGTCTATGTGAGTGTTTTTTCAATGAGGCATGGTCGCGGGACGGCGTGAAGTGGCAGTGATCTGtctcatagcatttaatgccacgAGATGGTCTGACGGATGAGCGTGACGGCGTTCGGTGATGGTACAGGGTGTGCAGGACGACTAGGACAGAGCAGACATGCGTATCCGCCGTTATGATGACCTAGGGATAGTTGGCTCCGTTAGGAGTAGGTCTACCATAGAATTTGACACGGTCTAGTTATTTGTGCATCTTTGCTCCTGGATTATAAAATGGTGAAGACTTTGCTTGTAAGGGAGGATATTTTGTCACAAGTTCACTCAATCCATAAAACAATACGCGTGACGTAGAACTATTATTCCATGGGAGATCCGAACCTGACTATCTTAGTGTTCTTGAGTCCAATTGATATACACCCGTAGAAAATATAGATCAACGCGTCCGTCGTCCGGTACACCAGGATCATTATCAGAAATCATCCCAACATATTCATGTTCatcttttttggagaaaaaaaatatacaacagTGTCATAGACATCTCCTGATAGCCATCACATGTCTTGGCTTCGGAATTTTTCCCCCGCCCGTATCCACCATGTCTGGGCTAAGCAGTCCGATGATCTCGGTTTGCCCGCTAGTCTCGCTGTGGTACATCAACCAAAAAAATCTGCATTGCTCGTCAGGTACTCCTGGTCGGATGCTGTTTGTTTTTTATCTTTACGATGTTTATTTTTGGTCTGCACGGGGTACCCATTATACCATATCAGATGCTTGTTTGGTACTGCTGCTACTAGCGAGATCGACGTGGATGCCTCAGCATCGAGCAACACAAATTAACACGCGCACGCAAAGATCAAGGAGGAAGAGAACATTTTACACCACTCACTGTTGAGTCGTGAGCTACTAGacgcctcctcgccggccgcctagAAACGCGCACTTGATCTTCCGGAAGAGCACCTTGGGCGCGGCGAGCCAGCTTCCCGCGGCCTTGCGCGGCCGCCTCGCCTCCCCACCGTCCCCGTTCAGCAGCCGGTTCAGCCGCAGGGCCATGGCGTTGAGCTCGAACGAGTCGTACAGCGTGCCCCGCTGCCCGCCGATCGCCACCACGGCCAGGCCGCCGTCGCGGCCGGCGCTCGGCTTCGTCATCGCGCGCGCCACGGCGCGGTGCTCGCGCGGCGCCGGCTTGGCATCGTCCGGAAGCATGCCCGCGCGCGACCGGTGGTGGTGCCTTCGCGTAGACCGCAGAGCCTGCGGTCCGGTCCGTCCGTGCAGGATAGATGCCTGCAAGAAGGAAATTGACAAGGGCAGGGCATGGGTTTTTACGTAGCCGAGCGTTGAGTACAAGAAGCACGGCCACCTCAAGAACAAACAAGAAAACACAGCAGAATATATAGATTCCCCCCATAAACGTACACGTTGCGCATGCCGTGACGTGCCATCTAGCGTGTCAGGCTCTGGCAGGTACCTGCATTTCGTCGAGAGGCAGCAGAGCGCCTACGTGCACCAGCTGCGGGTGGTGAGGAAGGCAGAGATCCGGCGAGCTTGGGGCCCCATGTGCTGGCTGAGGGGACGAGCTTCAAGGGAAACGGCGGCTGGAGACGGAGAGGATGGAGGAGATGTGCGAACAGGCAAGTAGCCTAGTGGCAAAGTTTAATGGTAGAGTCGAGTCTGTTAGGTTCATCCTTCAGCGTTGTATTCTCTGTTGGTCTCTAATGAAGACCCAAGTAAAAATAATCTGGTGTAAGAAAAAGAAGGACGAAGGAGATGCAACGAAGAAGAAGCTGATATGTGAGGCTACGGGCAAAATTGCCCATAGTGGCAATGGAGCGAGAGACATAGCGGCAATGGAGCGAGAGACCACTCCTCCGGGTGGTATTTTCATCGAAACCAAACTTATCATGGCATTTTATCGAAGCCAACCCTTACGAGTGGCAAATCGTCGATTCTGCCCTTGGCCAAAGTTTACTACTAATGGATATCAGACTCGCGAGATTGTGGGTTACCGTCGGATGCACGACTAAACGGCCTCGATGCTCGCTAGGAGTTAATCGTGCCTGAACTGGAGATTAGACACCGCAGAAAGGGAAAGCCACATACATCAATCATGTGGATCACGAGATCAACACCGCAGAAGCTAGATTAGTTTTTCCACAGATCGTCTTGTCAAATACTCTCTTAtttcctttctctcaaccaaTTTTGTCCTGGCCATTATACAACACTGGAGTTCGAAAATTCACCCAGAGGTACTAGCAAAATACAACAAGGATCTTACTATTTGCTCTAAAACAAGTAAACGACAGCATTCTAAAATAATCTTTAACATGGTAGCGGGCCTAGCTGCAGGAACACGCTCCAAACAGCAGATCTTGGGCAAGGCTGTCGAAAGCATTGGTGTAGTGGTTCCACGGTCTGACTCCCTAGTTTTTGTGTATCACTTGCCCAGCAACCGGCGTCCCCGTTGATTCGCCCCTTTAACTCTGAAGTTCAGCTCATCGACATCGTCGCCAAAAGTATCCAGAGCTTTGTTTTGTCTGCAAGCAAGATAGAGGTCTCCATCAAACTGCATAAACAGCAGAGAGCACATGCGAAATGTGGTGGTGGTAGTAGAGAGATCTTTACCAGAATTATTACCTTTCAATTTCTGTGCCCATATCGAGTGCCATGTCCTTCAGCTGTCCCAGCATGTTACTCAAGTCCGAAAGTGCATCATCCTGCTTTGCTTTCTCAGCCTAATAAAAGATACCAACGTTAACTTTCAGAAGATATTACTTAATTATATAGTTCATACTTCATAGTTAAATGAGAAATCATCCTGCTTTGCTTTCTCAGCCTAATAAAAGAAAGCAATGTTAACTTTCAGAAGATATTACTCAATTATATAGTTCATACTTCATAGTTAAATGAGAAAGACAAACCTGAACTTTTTCCATAGCAGTTGCAGGTGAATGACGTACAGGACTGGGAGATTCTTGACGTGTTGGAGCAATTCCTAGCCTCCGCCTCTGTTCCATGCAGTTTGCTGTACTCACGAAAGAATTATCTGGCACACCACAGAAGGATTAGTTAAGCAAAATACAAGTCTGACAAATTATTCAGAATCTAAACCACCATACTTTCTGAAATTGGTCCTTTTATTGGTTGGTTTCTCTTTGGCCTCCATGTCTTTGAAAATAGACCGCCCAGACTTCCCAAAAGCTTTTCACTCTGGAGGCAAATAATTTTGGCATATTAAACATTGaaacccaacaacaacaacaacaaagcctttgtcccaagcaagttggggtaggttAGAGATGAAACTCACTAGATCTAACTAAAAAGacgataataataataatagtagTAGTAATAAATgtattagtaatagtaaaaaattaaaagtGATAACGGTACAAAGAGATTGAAGCATAAATTATGGTTTTGGCACGTAGATTGCTAACTTTCACGCGCTTCTATCTGTGGAtagttctttgtggatattctatttcttcaaatatctctttacagactcctcccatatTATGTTTGATTGACCCCtgcctctcttcacattatcagcgTGTCTTAGTATCCCGCTATGTACGGGTGACTCTGAAGACCTCCgttggatatgtccaaaccatTTCAAACATTGAAACTCAGTAAATAGAAAATAGGCAAGCAAAATGATTCATCTATATTTATGTAGAGTTCGCCCAAAAAGGTAAACGAAACCAATTACTCATGGAAGCAAAACATGTACAGTAGTACCACTCAATGAATGCACAGTTGTGCTAAATACTAAGATTCAAAGATTAGCATCACTCCGATTAATAATTATCATCCACAATTTGGCCCGGCAATTGGTAATCCACAACATTCTGAAACAATAACTGGAAGGGGGCAACAGATACTAGTGTGATAACTAATAAAGATAGAAACTTAGTCATAGTTTCTGTTTTAAAAGGTGCATATTGATAAAAATAAGTCTTTATACAGCACTTAAAAATCAATGCATCTCTGCCAAGTATTACAGAAAGGCCAAGGTTTGGACAAGGTGCCTGACGACTGAATTTTTGTACCACCGTATCTCAATATTTTATAGAAGTTAAACCTATCTTGTGAGAATAGTTGTTGGAAGAAACTACAATATACTTGGGCAAAAGGAAAACTTACCACACTAAGGTCCCGCTCAATGTCAGATGCTACTTGATGAGACCGCACAATCTGTTCACCTTGACGGTGCAAAGTCAGCAGGGTTTGTGAAGCATCCTCCCTGATAGCTTCAGCAGCCCTGACACAATCATTTACTTTACGTGAGGTTTCTTCCACTTTGGTTACAGCATAGTCTTCTAACTCTTGCACAGATCGATCGGTGCGTTGCACGGGGACAGACTGTGCCCTTGATGGTCTTGAGGGCACATCAGAATCAGAGTCGGAATCAAAGGGGTTTGTCCTATGGATAGGAGTGCTTAATG
The nucleotide sequence above comes from Phragmites australis chromosome 4, lpPhrAust1.1, whole genome shotgun sequence. Encoded proteins:
- the LOC133916660 gene encoding SNAP25 homologous protein SNAP32-like isoform X1 is translated as MSISMYKKQSSLSTPIHRTNPFDSDSDSDVPSRPSRAQSVPVQRTDRSVQELEDYAVTKVEETSRKVNDCVRAAEAIREDASQTLLTLHRQGEQIVRSHQVASDIERDLSVSEKLLGSLGGLFSKTWRPKRNQPIKGPISENNSFVSTANCMEQRRRLGIAPTRQESPSPVRHSPATAMEKVQAEKAKQDDALSDLSNMLGQLKDMALDMGTEIERQNKALDTFGDDVDELNFRVKGANQRGRRLLGK
- the LOC133916660 gene encoding SNAP25 homologous protein SNAP32-like isoform X2, which codes for MSISMYKKQSSLSTPIHRTNPFDSDSDSDVPSRPSRAQSVPVQRTDRSVQELEDYAVTKVEETSRKVNDCVRAAEAIREDASQTLLTLHRQGEQIVRSHQVASDIERDLSVSEKLLGSLGGLFSKTWRPKRNQPIKGPISENNSFVSTANCMEQRRRLGIAPTRQESPSPVRHSPATAMEKVQAEKAKQDDALSDLSNMLGQLKDMALDMGTEIER